A DNA window from Rubripirellula tenax contains the following coding sequences:
- a CDS encoding 3-deoxy-7-phosphoheptulonate synthase produces MTEKTPTPATDDLRIRAMKPLMPPQELMAEIPVEPEVAETVAKGRGGIQQVLAEKDDRLVVVVGPCSIHDPEAAMEYAGLLAAEQQKHQDRLLIVMRVYFEKPRTTVGWKGLINDPGLDDSFEINRGLRTARGLLRDINKLGLPTGTEFLDLISPQYIADLVGWGAIGARTTESQGHRELASGLSCPVGFKNGTSGNVQIAVDAICSARRPHHFLSVTKEGTSAIFATTGNSDCHVILRGGLHTNYDAASIDAASALLEQANLTARIMIDTSHANSRKKFARQRYVCRDICSQVADGDRRIMGVMVESNLVEGNQSLSDPDLVRGKSVTDACIGWKDTVAMLQDLADSVDARRTK; encoded by the coding sequence ATGACCGAAAAGACTCCAACGCCGGCTACCGATGACCTGCGAATTCGGGCGATGAAGCCCTTGATGCCGCCACAAGAATTGATGGCAGAAATTCCCGTCGAGCCGGAAGTGGCTGAAACTGTTGCCAAAGGCCGTGGTGGAATTCAGCAAGTTTTGGCGGAAAAAGATGACCGTTTGGTCGTTGTCGTCGGGCCCTGTTCGATCCACGACCCCGAAGCGGCGATGGAATACGCCGGTTTGTTGGCGGCCGAACAACAAAAACACCAAGATCGACTGTTGATCGTGATGCGGGTTTATTTCGAAAAGCCACGCACGACCGTTGGCTGGAAAGGCCTGATCAACGACCCGGGACTCGACGACAGTTTCGAGATCAACCGTGGTCTTCGCACCGCGCGAGGATTGCTTCGCGACATCAATAAACTGGGATTGCCAACCGGAACGGAATTTTTGGATCTGATCAGCCCGCAATACATCGCCGACTTGGTCGGTTGGGGCGCCATCGGTGCCCGCACGACCGAGAGCCAGGGGCATCGCGAGTTGGCGTCCGGTTTGTCATGTCCGGTTGGATTCAAGAACGGCACCAGCGGAAACGTGCAAATCGCCGTCGATGCGATCTGTTCGGCCCGGCGGCCACACCACTTTTTGTCAGTCACCAAAGAGGGCACGTCTGCGATCTTTGCAACGACCGGCAACAGCGATTGTCACGTCATCCTGCGAGGCGGCCTGCACACCAACTACGATGCCGCCAGCATCGATGCCGCATCCGCTTTATTGGAACAAGCCAATCTAACGGCGCGGATCATGATCGATACCTCTCACGCGAACAGTCGCAAAAAATTCGCGCGCCAGCGATACGTGTGCCGCGACATTTGCAGCCAAGTGGCCGACGGCGACCGTCGAATCATGGGTGTGATGGTCGAAAGCAATTTGGTCGAAGGCAATCAAAGCCTCAGCGATCCCGATCTGGTTCGTGGCAAGAGTGTCACCGACGCCTGTATCGGTTGGAAAGATACGGTTGCGATGCTGCAGGACTTGGCCGACTCGGTTGATGCACGGCGAACGAAGTAG
- a CDS encoding DUF5060 domain-containing protein, with the protein MTLFVLALSLVAASARSEEVVFQELGGVVAVEAEHYASQTETQVRAFHLTSAADSPGVEPDGDPSHADGASGGAYLEVLPDTRRTHADKLIVGTNFSPDPGKMAVLNYKVNFDTPGKYYVWVRCYSSGSEDNGLHVGLDGEWPASGQRMQWCEGKNTWRWGSKQRTEKEHCGEPHKIFLEITTPGQHTISFSMREDGFEFDKWLMTTDRDFVRPADAGPTSKLHSGTLPAAGTLIAEPPSVSQSKAKATQSGSDSLRINAADFNLAGTGYYLDKGKWMAINPDKAKKATTSMTIPYPTGRYDISLQAIGESDGMSTYSVKLDDEVLGDFTCPLSTVTYEEGSQYRKTWTNVQVTDGTILSISSAIASEDGKEFSRARWAAVEFKPADDATRKQAASLIAVQSRQTKPVEKTQQVNASPTRPVSDLPLIQPRESNGDGSVAIIGETKRWHKVSLTLAGPYAHEKDNEPNPFTDYAMSVTFKHSDGTTYTVPGYFAADGNAGNTSAESGIAWRAHFAADRIGDWNYSIAFKAGKLAALDGGGQALAPYDGKSGTLTIGESDKTGRDLRGQGRLSYVGKHYLQFAGSGQYFLKAGADAPETLLGYVDFDGTTASKIKKKVPLKTWAPHVKDWQAGNPTWKDGKGKGLIGAVNYLSGKGCNAFSFLTYNAGGDGDNVWPFIHRDDKLHYDCSKLDQWGVVFDHGTAKGMYLHFKLQETENDDKIPESLDGGNLGVQRKLYCRELIARYAHNLALNWNISEENTQTTQQIRAMVDYIASLDAYQHNRVTHTFPGEQDKQYQPLLGKGSAMTGASLQNSAIADTHWQVVKWVDASAAAGKPWIVAFDESGSAAHGQCPDLGYRGFDGHDKTGKMAYTQHEIRKQTLWGTLMGGGAGVEYYFGYQFEENDLVCEDWRSRDQSWDYCRIAINFFHDNQIPFWEMSNRDALVGNAKHENTKYCLAKPNDTYVVYLSSGGSADLDLSDATGQFRVQWFNPRVGGAMQSGSVTSVDGGSSVNVGQPPSDATEDWIVLLRR; encoded by the coding sequence ATGACCCTTTTTGTACTCGCCTTAAGTTTGGTTGCTGCGTCGGCTCGTAGCGAAGAAGTCGTCTTTCAAGAACTCGGTGGCGTCGTCGCCGTCGAGGCCGAACACTATGCCAGCCAGACGGAAACGCAAGTGCGAGCGTTTCATCTGACCAGCGCGGCGGATAGTCCTGGCGTCGAACCGGACGGAGATCCCTCGCACGCCGATGGTGCAAGTGGCGGTGCGTACTTGGAAGTCTTGCCCGACACCCGCCGGACCCACGCGGACAAGTTGATCGTTGGAACCAACTTCTCGCCCGATCCAGGCAAGATGGCCGTTCTGAATTACAAAGTAAATTTCGATACGCCCGGCAAGTACTACGTATGGGTGCGTTGCTATTCAAGCGGAAGCGAAGACAACGGTTTGCACGTCGGCCTGGACGGCGAGTGGCCGGCAAGCGGTCAACGGATGCAGTGGTGCGAAGGCAAGAACACGTGGCGGTGGGGCAGCAAACAACGCACCGAGAAGGAACATTGCGGTGAACCGCACAAGATCTTTTTGGAAATCACGACGCCGGGCCAACACACGATCTCGTTTTCGATGCGTGAAGACGGTTTCGAGTTCGACAAATGGCTGATGACGACGGATCGCGACTTCGTTCGCCCCGCCGACGCGGGTCCGACATCCAAACTTCATTCGGGAACATTGCCAGCCGCCGGAACACTGATTGCCGAGCCTCCGTCGGTTTCCCAGTCGAAAGCGAAAGCAACGCAAAGCGGATCTGATTCGCTCCGGATAAACGCGGCCGACTTCAATCTTGCCGGTACGGGCTACTACTTGGACAAGGGCAAGTGGATGGCGATCAATCCCGACAAAGCCAAGAAAGCCACCACGTCGATGACGATCCCCTATCCGACGGGTCGTTACGACATTTCATTGCAAGCCATCGGCGAGAGTGATGGAATGTCGACCTACAGCGTGAAGTTAGACGACGAAGTACTGGGTGACTTCACTTGCCCGCTAAGCACGGTGACCTACGAAGAAGGATCTCAATACCGAAAGACTTGGACGAACGTGCAGGTCACCGACGGCACCATCCTCTCGATTTCGTCGGCCATCGCGTCGGAAGATGGCAAAGAGTTTAGCCGCGCCCGTTGGGCTGCGGTCGAGTTCAAGCCGGCCGATGATGCGACTCGCAAGCAAGCCGCATCCTTGATCGCGGTTCAGAGCAGGCAAACCAAGCCGGTTGAAAAGACGCAGCAGGTCAACGCCAGTCCCACCCGACCGGTCAGTGATTTGCCCTTGATTCAACCACGCGAAAGTAACGGTGACGGTTCGGTCGCAATCATTGGCGAAACGAAGCGTTGGCACAAGGTTTCGCTGACGCTGGCTGGGCCATACGCGCACGAAAAGGACAACGAACCAAACCCTTTCACCGACTATGCGATGTCGGTGACGTTCAAGCACTCCGATGGAACGACGTATACGGTTCCCGGATACTTTGCTGCCGATGGAAATGCGGGGAACACGTCGGCCGAGTCGGGGATCGCTTGGCGAGCTCACTTTGCTGCCGATCGAATTGGTGATTGGAATTACAGCATCGCCTTCAAAGCAGGGAAATTAGCTGCGCTGGATGGTGGTGGCCAAGCACTTGCGCCCTATGACGGAAAATCGGGGACCCTGACGATCGGTGAATCGGACAAGACCGGCCGCGACCTGCGTGGGCAGGGACGCTTGAGTTACGTTGGGAAACACTATTTGCAGTTTGCCGGCAGCGGTCAGTATTTTTTGAAGGCGGGCGCCGACGCGCCCGAAACGTTGCTCGGCTACGTTGACTTTGATGGCACGACGGCAAGCAAAATCAAAAAGAAGGTGCCGCTGAAAACTTGGGCACCGCACGTTAAGGATTGGCAAGCGGGCAATCCGACTTGGAAAGACGGGAAAGGAAAAGGTTTGATCGGTGCGGTCAACTATCTTTCGGGCAAAGGCTGTAACGCGTTTTCGTTTTTGACGTACAACGCAGGTGGCGATGGCGACAACGTGTGGCCGTTCATTCATCGCGATGACAAGCTGCATTACGATTGCAGCAAGTTGGACCAGTGGGGTGTCGTTTTCGATCACGGAACGGCCAAAGGGATGTACTTGCACTTCAAGTTGCAAGAAACCGAAAACGACGACAAGATCCCCGAGTCGCTCGATGGCGGCAACTTAGGCGTCCAGCGAAAACTGTATTGCCGTGAACTGATCGCACGTTACGCGCACAACTTGGCCTTGAATTGGAACATCAGCGAAGAGAACACTCAGACGACACAGCAAATCCGCGCGATGGTTGACTACATCGCTTCGCTGGATGCGTATCAGCACAATCGAGTGACGCACACGTTTCCGGGTGAACAGGACAAGCAGTACCAACCGCTGCTCGGTAAAGGCTCTGCGATGACTGGCGCGTCCTTACAAAACAGCGCCATCGCGGATACTCATTGGCAGGTTGTCAAATGGGTCGATGCATCGGCCGCCGCTGGCAAGCCGTGGATCGTCGCGTTTGATGAATCAGGCAGCGCCGCGCACGGGCAATGCCCCGATCTCGGATACCGTGGTTTTGATGGCCACGACAAAACGGGAAAGATGGCCTATACCCAGCACGAGATCCGCAAGCAAACGCTGTGGGGAACGTTGATGGGAGGTGGCGCTGGTGTCGAGTACTACTTTGGCTATCAGTTCGAAGAGAATGATTTGGTTTGCGAAGACTGGCGAAGCCGCGATCAGAGTTGGGACTACTGCCGAATTGCGATCAACTTCTTTCACGACAACCAGATTCCGTTCTGGGAAATGTCCAATCGCGATGCCTTGGTCGGAAATGCAAAGCATGAAAACACCAAGTACTGTCTGGCAAAGCCGAACGATACCTATGTGGTGTATCTGTCATCGGGAGGGTCGGCCGATTTGGATCTTTCCGATGCGACCGGGCAGTTCCGCGTCCAATGGTTCAATCCTCGCGTCGGCGGTGCGATGCAGTCGGGCTCAGTGACAAGTGTCGACGGTGGATCGTCGGTAAATGTCGGCCAACCGCCGAGCGACGCAACCGAGGACTGGATCGTCTTACTTCGTCGTTAG
- a CDS encoding 3-keto-disaccharide hydrolase, which translates to MKFTLAAATILLGLTFAMDRVNAEDSTSVSVDQTSQQMVADGFTPLFNGTDLSGWRNPFDYGDAKVVDGEIHLLANKKFFLVTEKTYADFHVVVDIHLPDGPANSGVMFRCHVEPNKVYGYQAECDGSDRCWSAGLFDEGRRKWVWPSTKGRSEKEFLKYEKESQEYFKQPEIRNALKRNDWNRYEVTCRGDHIVITLNGVKVTDLHDTTDAEGYIAIQHHGEKGQTYRFRNLFIKEFVD; encoded by the coding sequence ATGAAATTCACTTTGGCCGCCGCCACGATCCTGCTTGGGTTGACGTTCGCGATGGATCGCGTCAACGCGGAAGACTCGACTTCCGTATCGGTCGATCAAACCTCCCAGCAAATGGTCGCCGATGGCTTCACGCCGCTGTTCAACGGAACGGATCTTTCAGGTTGGCGCAACCCGTTCGACTATGGCGACGCCAAGGTTGTCGATGGCGAGATCCATTTGCTGGCGAATAAAAAGTTCTTCTTGGTGACCGAGAAAACTTACGCCGATTTTCACGTGGTCGTCGACATCCATTTGCCCGACGGTCCAGCCAATTCGGGCGTCATGTTTCGATGTCACGTCGAACCCAATAAGGTATATGGCTACCAAGCCGAGTGCGATGGTTCCGACCGATGTTGGTCGGCAGGCTTGTTCGATGAAGGTCGCCGCAAATGGGTCTGGCCCAGTACCAAAGGCCGATCCGAGAAAGAGTTCTTGAAGTACGAGAAGGAATCGCAAGAGTACTTCAAGCAACCCGAGATCCGCAACGCGCTCAAACGCAACGACTGGAATCGTTACGAGGTAACGTGCCGTGGCGATCATATCGTGATCACGCTCAACGGCGTGAAGGTCACGGACTTGCACGACACGACGGATGCCGAGGGCTACATCGCGATCCAGCACCATGGCGAGAAGGGACAGACCTATCGGTTTCGAAATCTGTTCATCAAAGAGTTTGTTGACTGA
- a CDS encoding glycoside hydrolase family 71/99-like protein, whose amino-acid sequence MRNLCVLLLLLVSTRGGGVIADESQPPPATPLPTTPRSDGVIDPTTLDGKVICGYQGWFNCDGDGAELGWTHWAKNRNRPLAPGNVSVDLWPDVSELEPEARYATDFLHTDGSSAEVFSSGDRSTVMRHFQWMKQYGIDGVMIQRFANGLADPKLRRHKDNVLAHARKAAAANGRGIAVMYDLSGLHRGAVKRVREDWQRLQETRLTADPMYFHHRGGPVVAIWGIGFSDDRDYSIEECMSLVKWLKSQGCTVMLGVPSFWREGTRDATSDPRLHAIIELADIISPWTVGRYRSPSEATKHATAVWQSDLKWCVERELDLMPVVFPGFSWHNLTGQSLDSIPRLKGKFLWSQVVAANRIKCRMIYVAMFDEVDEGTAIFKCTDDPPTQNGGKFLATEGLPSDHYLKVVGRAGQLFRNEIVIEKQTP is encoded by the coding sequence ATGAGAAACCTTTGCGTCTTGCTATTACTTTTGGTTTCGACTCGCGGGGGTGGCGTGATTGCGGACGAATCGCAACCCCCGCCAGCCACGCCTTTGCCGACCACACCTCGAAGCGACGGCGTGATCGACCCAACGACGCTAGACGGAAAGGTCATCTGCGGGTACCAAGGCTGGTTCAATTGCGACGGCGACGGCGCAGAGTTGGGGTGGACCCACTGGGCAAAGAATCGCAACCGACCGCTCGCTCCGGGCAACGTCAGCGTCGATCTGTGGCCAGACGTTTCGGAACTGGAACCCGAAGCACGCTATGCGACGGATTTCCTGCACACCGACGGGAGCTCGGCCGAAGTCTTCAGCAGCGGCGATCGATCGACCGTGATGCGGCACTTTCAATGGATGAAGCAATACGGCATCGACGGTGTCATGATCCAACGATTCGCCAACGGACTCGCCGATCCGAAACTGCGACGACACAAAGACAACGTTCTGGCCCATGCACGCAAGGCCGCCGCAGCTAATGGCCGAGGGATCGCGGTGATGTACGACTTGTCGGGACTTCACCGTGGCGCGGTGAAGCGAGTTCGCGAGGACTGGCAACGACTGCAAGAGACAAGGCTGACCGCTGACCCAATGTACTTTCATCATCGCGGCGGCCCCGTCGTCGCGATTTGGGGAATCGGATTCAGTGACGATCGCGACTATTCGATCGAAGAGTGCATGAGTCTGGTGAAGTGGCTGAAATCACAAGGCTGTACCGTGATGCTGGGCGTTCCTTCGTTTTGGCGTGAAGGAACTCGCGATGCGACGAGTGATCCAAGACTTCATGCCATCATCGAACTGGCCGACATCATCAGCCCCTGGACCGTCGGCCGGTATCGATCACCAAGTGAAGCGACGAAACACGCAACCGCGGTTTGGCAGTCGGACTTAAAATGGTGCGTCGAACGCGAACTCGACTTGATGCCGGTCGTTTTCCCAGGGTTCAGCTGGCACAACCTGACCGGACAATCATTGGATTCGATCCCGCGTTTGAAAGGCAAATTTCTATGGTCGCAAGTGGTCGCCGCCAACCGAATCAAGTGCCGAATGATCTATGTGGCGATGTTTGATGAAGTTGATGAGGGAACGGCCATTTTCAAATGCACCGATGATCCGCCGACTCAAAATGGCGGAAAATTCTTGGCGACCGAGGGACTGCCAAGCGACCACTACTTGAAGGTGGTCGGTCGAGCAGGGCAACTCTTTCGAAACGAAATCGTGATCGAGAAGCAGACACCATGA